Proteins encoded within one genomic window of Epinephelus lanceolatus isolate andai-2023 chromosome 9, ASM4190304v1, whole genome shotgun sequence:
- the citb gene encoding citron Rho-interacting kinase isoform X15, which translates to MSQVEQEISLVQRKMSDLESVLQQKDIELKASETQRTILEQDLATYITECSSLKRSLEQARMEVSQEDDKALQLLHDIREQSNKLQEIKEQEYHAQLEEMRVSIRQLEEDLSAARRRSDLYESELKESRQTSEELKRKAADYQHRIQKAKEQSKADAEEQICKLEKTSAEQQTKIQDLQEKLAKSSKATAEATDLLQTMRLAKERMERDLERLQNKEDSSDSLRRRLRETEDGRKTLENQVKRLEIVERRETKLKDEIQGKAQQIQQMADKILGLEENLRETQATVQRLETHLKQKEKLYEDKIKVLEAQMKADMADKEMLESSQSKYEEEVREKCSIISEQKATINAMDSKMNSLEQRIAELSEANKLAANSSIYTQKNMKAQEEMISELRQQKFYLESQAGKLEAQNAKLEEHLEKMTQQEQSNKSRVLEQETRLREIGLQHEEEKLEIKRQVTDLTLSLQERESQISNLQAARHALESQLQQAKTELEETTAEAEEEITVLRAHRDEIQRKFDALRDSCAVITDLEEQLTTLTQENAELNRQNFYLSKQLDEASDEREDRLHLSQDVDRLRREVADREMHLNNQKQNLETLKTTCTMLEEQVLELETLNDELLEKERQWEAWRATLEEEKNQAERRTRDIQRLLDTEKQNRLRSEQRSSESRQAVEQAVKEHKAEILALQQALKDQKLKAESLADTLNDLEKKHAMLEMNARSLQQKLESERDLKQRLLEEQEKLQQQMDAQKTHIFRLTQGLQDALDQTDLLKTERTDLEYQLENIQAVYSHEKVKMEGTITQQTKLIDFLQSQAHGGSKKKKGLFGRRREDLLAAMAAQAQAQGQTQGQVSPVPPIQPVPLQYSDMKVALDKERTRCSELEEALQKMRAELRSLREEALQYKDHGSSANPATARQQMIMSAMVKSPEHQQGPTNLAPSNSERRKVTATPEEFSRRLKDSQRDRERERERVVHHNTAHRFTVGLNMRAAKCTVCLDTVHFGRQAATCLECHALCHPKCSPCLPATCGMSSDCSLHLPEGLLRDKGTSPGQQLKEASGHMHLEGWMKQPRNGKRGQGWERKYMVLDGTKVSIYEIEPREDSVKPLEEFDLCLSDGEVIVHGAVGASELPNTAKSDVPYVLKLESRCHAPCWPGQSLYFMAPSFPDKQRWVAVMESVVAGGRASREKAEADAKLLGNSLLKLEGDDRLDINCTLPLTDQIVLVGSEEGLYALNVIKNSLTHIPGLGSVFQIHIIKEQEKLLMIVGDERALCLVEIKRVKQSLAQSHLPSQSELAPYIFETVKGCHLFAAGRIDNGPCICAAMPNKITILRYNDNLNKYCIRKEIETLEPCSCIHLTSYSIIIGTNKFYEIEMKQFVLEEFLDKNDVSLASAVFAASSHSFPIAIMQVASSMQKEEYLLCFHEFGVFVDTYGRRSRTEDIKWSRLPLSFAYREPYLFATYFNSLDVIEVQGHSSLGPTVLAHLDIPNPRYLGPAISSGAIYLASSYQNKLRVICCKGSLIRESGELQRTGSSRGSPSKRGPPTYTEHITKRLTSGPGSHDGLHREPSTPHRYREGRTEFRRDKSPARPLDREKSPGRVLDSRRERSPGRFGDSSRLHAGSVRTQLAPVNKVWDQSSV; encoded by the exons gaATATCATGCCCAGCTGGAGGAAATGAGAGTTTCCATAAGACAACTGGAGGAGGACCTGTCTGCTGCCCGTCGCCGTAGCGACCTGTATGAGTCTGAGCTGAAAGAGTCTCGGCAGACCAGTGAGGAACTGAAGAGGAAGGCTGCTGACTACCAACATAGGATTCAGAAG GCCAAAGAGCAGAGCAAGGCAGATGCAGAGGAGCAGATATGCAAGTTGGAGAAG ACCAGTGCTGAGCAGCAGACCAAGATCCAGGATCTTCAAGAGAAGCTTGCCAAG TCTTCAAAGGCCACTGCTGAGGCTACAGACCTCCTTCAGACTATGAGATTGGCCAAAGAGCGCATGGAGCGAGATCTGGAGAGGCTACAGAACAAGGAAGACTCCAGTGACAGCCTGCGTAGACGCCTCCGTGAGACTGAG GATGGTAGGAAGACCCTGGAGAACCAGGTGAAGAGGCTGGAGATTGTCGAGCGCCGGGAGACAAAACTGAAGGATGAGATCCAGGGCAAGGCCCAGCAGATACAGCAGATGGCAGATAAGATTCTG GGCCTGGAGGAGAATCTGCGAGAGACCCAAGCCACAGTCCAGCGACTGGAGACTCATCTGAAACAGAAGGAGAAGCTCTATGAAGATAAGATAAAG GTGTTGGAGGCCCAGATGAAGGCGGACATGGCTGATAAGGAGATGCTGGAGTCCAGTCAGAGcaaatatgaggaggaggtgcGGGAGAAGTGCAGCATCATCAGTGAACAGAAGGCG ACCATAAATGCTATGGACTCCAAGATGAACAGCCTGGAGCAGAGGATCGCTGAGCTGTCTGAGGCCAACAAACTGGCAGCCAACAGCAGTATCTACACCCAGAAAAACAT GAAAGCCCAGGAGGAGATGATTTCAGAGCTTCGCCAACAGAAGTTCTACTTGGAGTCTCAGGCTGGAAAGTTGGAGGCCCAGAATGCCAAACTGGAGGAGCATCTCGAGAAAATGACTCAGCAGGAGCAAAGCAATAAGAGTCGTGTATTGGAGCAGGAAACTAGGCTCCGAGAG ATTGGGCTGCAACATGAGGAAGAGAAGCTGGAGATTAAGCGTCAGGTGACAGATCTGACCCTCTCGCTGCAGGAGCGCGAATCTCAGATCAGCAATCTGCAGGCAGCTCGCCACGCACTAGAGAGCCAACTACAGCAGGCCAAGACTGAGCTGGAGGAGACCACtgcagaggcagaggaggagatcaCTGTGctcaga GCACACAGAGATGAGATACAACGCAAGTTTGATGCTCTGAGAGACAGCTGTGCG GTGATCACAGATTTGGAGGAACAGCTGACCACACTGACTCAGGAGAATGCCGAGCTGAACCGCCAGAACTTCTACCTGTCCAAGCAGCTGGATGAGGCTTCTGATGAGAGAGAGGACCGGCTGCACCTCAGCCAGGATGTGGACAGGCTGCGTCGAGAGGTGGCCGACCGCGAAATGCACCTTAACAACCAGAAACAG AACCTGGAGACACTGAAGACCACGTGCACCATGCTGGAGGAGCAGGTTCTGGAGCTGGAGACCCTGAACGATGAGCTGCTGGAGAAGGAGAGACAGTGGGAAGCCTGGAGGGCAACACTGGAGGAGGAAAAGAACCAGGCTGAGAGGAGGACCAGGGACATCCAGAGACTGCTggacacagagaaacagaacaG GCTTCGTTCAGAGCAGCGCAGCTCAGAGTCTCGCCAGGCTGTGGAGCAGGCAGTTAAGGAGCACAAAGCTGAAATCCTGGCCCTGCAGCAGGCCCTTAAAGACCAGAAACTCAAAGCTGAGAGCCTTGCCGACACT TTGAATGATCTGGAGAAGAAGCATGCCATGCTGGAGATGAACGCCCGCAGTTTGCAGCAAAAGCTGGAGAGTGAGAGGGATCTGAAGCAGAGGCTGCTGGAGGAG CAAGAgaaactgcagcagcagatggaTGCCCAGAAGACGCACATCTTCCGTCTGACCCAGGGGCTGCAGGACGCTCTGGACCAGACTGACTTGCTGAAGACTGAAAGGACTGACCTGGAATACCAGCTGGAGAACATCCAG GCTGTGTACTCCCATGAGAAGGTGAAAATGGAGGGGACCATCACTCAGCAGACCAAGCTCATCGACTTCCTCCAGTCCCAGGCCCATGGTGGCTCCAAGAAGAAAAAG GGTCTGTTTGGGCGTCGTCGAGAGGACCTGTTGGCTGCCATGGCTGCTCAGGCCCAGGCTCAGGGTCAGACTCAAGGCCAGGTTTCCCCTGTGCCCCCAATCCAACCGGTGCCTCTGCAGTACAGTGACATGAAGGTTGCTCTGGACAAAGAGCGCACTCGCTGCTCTGAGCTAGAGGAAGCCCTGCAGAAAATGAGAGCGGAGCTACGATCTCTGAGAGAGGAAG CACTCCAGTATAAGGATCACGGTAGCTCTGCAAACCCAGCAACAGCACGGCAGCAGATGATTATGTCTGCCATGGTGAAGTCTCCTGAGCACCAACAGGGCCCGACCAACCTAGCACCGTCCAACTCAGAACGCAGGAAAGTGACTGCAACACCTGAGG AGTTTAGCCGTCGTTTGAAGGAcagtcagagagacagagagagggagagagagagggtggtgCACCACAACACCGCTCACCGCTTCACAGTGGGACTCAACATGAGAGCTGCCAAGTGTACTGTGTGCCTGGATACTGTGCACTTTGGTCGCCAAGCTGCTACCTGTCTTG AATGTCACGCTTTGTGCCACCCAAAATGCTCCCCCTGCCTTCCAGCGACATGTGGTATGTCCAGCGACTGCTCCCTGCATCTGCCTGAGGGCCTGCTGCGGGACAAAGGCACCTCCCCAGGCCAACAGCTCAAAGAGGCCAGCGGACACATGCATCTGGAGGGTTGGATGAAACAGCCCAG GAACGGGAAGCGAGGCCAGGGCTGGGAGAGAAAATACATGGTGCTGGATGGGACTAAAGTGTCAATCTACGAGATAGAGCCCAGAGAAG ATTCAGTGAAACCACTGGAAGAGTTTGACCTGTGTTTGTCAGATGGAGAGGTGATTGTTCATGGAGCTGTGGGGGCATCTGAGCTACCCAACACTGCCAAGTCAG ATGTTCCCTACGTCCTGAAGCTGGAGTCCCGTTGTCACGCCCCCTGCTGGCCTGGACAGTCACTTTACTTCATGGCTCCCAGTTTCCCAGACAAACAGCGCTGGGTGGCTGTCATGGAGTCTGTGGTGGCCGGGGGGCGAGCCTCACGGGAGAAAGCCGAGGCCGACGCA AAGCTGCTAGGAAACTCTCTCCTAAAGCTGGAGGGAGACGATAGGCTGGATATTAACTGCACCCTCCCACTCACCGATCAG ATAGTTCTGGTGGGCTCAGAGGAGGGTCTGTACGCTCTGAACGTTATCAAGAACTCTCTGACTCACATCCCTGGTCTGGGATCAGTCTTTCAGATCCACATCATCAAAGAGCAGGAGAAACTGCTGATGATTGTTG GGGACGAGAGGGCGTTGTGTCTGGTGGAGATTAAGAGAGTGAAGCAGTCTCTGGCCCAGTCCCACCTGCCCAGCCAGTCTGAACTGGCTCCCTACATCTTTGAGACGGTGAAGGGCTGCCATCTGTTTGCTGCTGGGAGA ATAGACAACGGACCTTGTATATGTGCTGCTATGCCTAACAAGATAACCATTCTGCGCTACAACGACAATCTCAACAAATACTGCATTCGTAAG GAAATTGAAACACTGGAGCCGTGCAGCTGCATCCACCTGACCAGCTATAGCATCATCATCGGCACCAACAAGTTCTATGAGATTGAGATGAAGCAGTTTGTGCTCGAAG AATTCCTGGACAAGAACGACGTGTCACTCGCCTCAGCAGTGTTTGCAGCTTCGTCCCACAGCTTTCCCATCGCCATCATGCAGGTGGCCAGCAGTATGCAGAAGGAGGAGTACCTGCTGTGTTTTCATG AGTTTGGAGTGTTCGTGGACACGTACGGACGAAGAAGCCGCACTGAGGACATTAAGTGGAGCCGTCTGCCTCTGTCCTTTG CCTACAGAGAGCCCTACCTGTTCGCCACCTACTTCAACTCTCTGGATGTCATCGAGGTCCAGGGACATTCTTCTCTGGG GCCCACAGTGCTGGCTCACCTGGACATCCCCAACCCTCGCTACCTGGGCCCTGCCATCTCCTCCGGGGCCATTTACCTGGCCTCCTCGTACCAGAACAAACTGCGGGTCATCTGCTGTAAGGGAAGTCTGATCCGAGAGTCCGGAGAGCTGCAGAGGACCGGCTCCAGCAGAGG TAGTCCCAGTAAGCGAGGCCCACCCACCTACACAGAGCACATCACAAAGCGTTTGACCTCGGGCCCTGGCAGCCATGACGGCCTGCATCGGGAGCCCAGCACTCCACACCGTTACCGGGAGGGCCGCACCGAGTTCAGACGGGACAAGTCTCCAGCCCGACCGCTGGACAGGGAGAAGTCTCCCGGCAGGGTGCTCGACAGTCGTAGAGAGAGGTCACCTGGGAGATTCGGAGACAGCAGCCGACTTCACGCTGGGTCTGTCCGAACACAGCTCGCCCCTGTTAACAAG GTGTGGGATCAGTCATCGGTGTGA